From Salvelinus namaycush isolate Seneca chromosome 27, SaNama_1.0, whole genome shotgun sequence, the proteins below share one genomic window:
- the si:ch211-199g17.2 gene encoding uncharacterized protein si:ch211-199g17.2 isoform X5: protein MEMAQILEKREGTGDVQVLKLDAAMYDDMTTHSESDALILLHAIRTGREQRDLQSQSVKQSVQSEYLTIQSQRTVISPRRFSIQPEKPVVQLDNRTVLWRSPTTQSRNSSSQSEKSPVLQQSVSIQSRLSSWEEEGFLHGSKPLIGSSLKRPASSWQHDPSLSPTPNVTAGSQTSLGGPEGKGAGLQGVPAKLIRCEPVFKVSLSMTDGPWLLERNSFSLETSPSSLRHASPLHSPTVNASLQPSPAPSRLLGQPGNSVAARLGNTHENTHTPGRTHTPGRTHTPGHVLTSTMRLGPAIPDQQLTMGDEDTDTDRLYLGGEQRFTDYALYYGREKNTTDGLYSVNEQNSTDMVYLRREQDRTAHLYSENNRLTDTKFHFRVGQNNRQGSIYPGLACARDITDTASVAGPILFTTGRLSKESLTDTPLMEEEQEEERGNECHSGAQRLAEDDRTTDSLYSTGERITDSGFSTGSRSTDKMYQTGERSTDNQSFTTEVTTDRWYATGEELTDRQLMEEEEQCRAEIQNGVGLIVEVMVEEGERWGGKDGEREENSDFYCQQYLQGQPPQRHQAQGFTGTHRGAVGLHMVDTADLRHDIALHRDQAGPALHREEMSSCMGDIAAMQQVQLCEAEYREAWAYGGTQLTPDTYRSGPQGYETDPGHYLPFPEGHRMNCDPYQVVSDWFRTTPGPHFVHSNPDEFTPQVLPYPHNTLPQGIGPHPHSGPFPMKIGGVQPQEYRRLPSPPFVMVSRPCHPQPFFPGHGGFLSPRHGPDFPPQPSPLQRSLLGPQPCPESLGTSRTRTSLGLTTTHHT from the exons ATGGAGATGGCTCAAATactagagaagagagaaggaaccggggacgtacag GTGCTGAAGTTGGATGCTGCCATGTATGACGATATGACAACACACAGCGAGAGCGATG cTCTCATCCTCTTGCATGCCATCAGGACTGGGAGGGAGCAGAGAGATCTTCAGAGCCAATCAGTGAAGCAATCAGTCCAGTCGGAGTATCTTACCATCCAGTCACAGAGAACCGTGATATCGCCTCGGAGGTTCTCCATCCAACCAGAGAAGCCTGTTGTCCAGCTTGACAACCGAACCGTCCTATGGAGGAGTCCGACCACCCAGAGTCGGAACTCATCTAGCCAATCTGAGAAGTCCCCTGTGTTGCAGCAGAGTGTCTCTATCCAATCACGGCTTAGTtcgtgggaggaggaggggtttcTCCATGGAAGCAAGCCACTGATTG GTTCTTCACTGAAGCGTCCTGCCTCATCATGGCAGCATGACCCCTCTCTTTCCCCAACCCCAAATGTCACAGCTGGAAGTCAGACGTCTCTGGGCGGGCCTGAGGGCAAGGGGGCGGGACTACAGGGAGTTCCTGCAAAGCTGATTCGCTGTGAGCCGGTGTTCAAGGTCAGTCTGTCTATGACGGACGGCCCCTGGCTGTTGGAGAGGAACTCCTTCAGCCTGGaaacctccccctcctccctcagaCACGCCTCACCCCTTCACTCCCCCACCGTAAATGCCTCACTCCAACCCTCTCCCGCTCCCTCACGATTGCTTGGCCAGCCGGGAAACTCAGTTGCCGCAAGACTCGGAAACACGCATGAAAATACACACACTCCAGGACGGACACACACTCCGGGACGGACACACACTCCGGGACATGTACTCACTTCGACTATGAGACTGGGCCCAGCCATACCTGATCAGCAGCTGACTATGGGAGACGAGGACACCGACACAGACCGTCTGTATCTCGGAGGGGAACAGAGGTTCACTGACTATGCTTTGTACTATGGCAGAGAGAAAAACACAACTGACGGTCTCTACTCAGTCAACGAGCAAAACAGTACTGACATGGTTTATCTCAGGAGAGAGCAGGACCGAACTGCCCATCTGTATTCAGAAAATAACCGACTCACTGACACAAAGTTCCATTTCCGAGTGGGGCAGAACAACCGACAAGGCAGTATTTACCCCGGTCTAGCCTGTGCCAGAGACATCACTGACACAGCGTCTGTTGCCGGGCCGATTCTCTTTACTACTGGCCGTCTCTCGAAGGAGAGCTTGACAGACACTCCTCTAATGGAAgaagaacaggaggaggagagggggaatgagTGTCATTCTGGGGCACAGAGGCTTGCAGAGGATGACAGGACAACTGACAGTCTGTACTCTACTGGAGAGAGGATAACTGACAGTGGGTTTTCCACAGGAAGCAGGTCAACTGACAAAATGTACCAAACAGGAGAACGATCAACTGACAATCAGTCTTTTACAACAGAAGTGACAACTGACCGTTGGTATGCTACAGGAGAGGAGCTAACTGACCGTCAGTtgatggaggaagaggagcaatGCAGAGCTGAAATTCAGAATGGAGTTGGGCTCATCGTGGAGGTcatggtggaggagggggagagatggggaggaaaggatggagagagggaggagaactCAGACTTTTACTGCCAACAGTATTTGCAAGGCCAGCCTCCACAACGGCACCAGGCGCAGGGGTTCACAGGAACTCATAGGGGCGCCGTAGGGCTTCATATGGTTGACACAGCAGATCTCAGACATGACATAGCCCTTCATAGAGATCAGGCAGGGCCAGCCCTTCACCGAGAAGAGATGAGCAGTTGTATGGGTGACATAGCAGCCATGCAGCAGGTGCAGTTATGTGAGGCTGAGTACAGAGAAGCATGGGCCTACGGAGGCACACAGCTGACCCCAGACACCTATAGATCAGGTCCGCAGGGGTACGAGACTGACCCTGGCCACTACCTGCCATTCCCAGAGGGCCACAGAATGAACTGTGACCCCTACCAAGTGGTTTCTGATTGGTTTAGAACCACCCCTGGTCCGCACTTTGTTCACTCTAACCCTGACGAGTTTACACCCCAGGTCCTCCCGTACCCCCACAATACACTGCCCCAGGGGATTGGACCCCATCCCCACTCTGGTCCCTTTCCCATGAAGATCGGGGGCGTGCAGCCACAGGAGTACAGAAGGCTCCCCAGCCCCCCATTTGTTATGGTGTCTAGACCCTGCCACCCCCAGCCCTTCTTTCCAGGACATGGAGGGTTTCTGTCCCCCCGGCACGGCCCAGACTTCCCCCCACAGCCCTCCCCACTACAGAGGAGCCTACTTGGGCCACAGCCCTGCCCGGAGTCCCTGGGCACCTCCAGGACCAGGACCTCCCTGGGTCTAACTACCACACATCATACATAA
- the si:ch211-199g17.2 gene encoding uncharacterized protein si:ch211-199g17.2 isoform X1, whose product MQPGGAHNAVCGQSLLSNSLRVYLNNKNRLQPIIGLGCVTECVTLGRDSEAVYLCEVCVCRLSKADVRSHIMGSLHRYNYIVRKVHHPHFVSEWKQSPPDLSKLARPLMEMAQILEKREGTGDVQVLKLDAAMYDDMTTHSESDALILLHAIRTGREQRDLQSQSVKQSVQSEYLTIQSQRTVISPRRFSIQPEKPVVQLDNRTVLWRSPTTQSRNSSSQSEKSPVLQQSVSIQSRLSSWEEEGFLHGSKPLIGSSLKRPASSWQHDPSLSPTPNVTAGSQTSLGGPEGKGAGLQGVPAKLIRCEPVFKVSLSMTDGPWLLERNSFSLETSPSSLRHASPLHSPTVNASLQPSPAPSRLLGQPGNSVAARLGNTHENTHTPGRTHTPGRTHTPGHVLTSTMRLGPAIPDQQLTMGDEDTDTDRLYLGGEQRFTDYALYYGREKNTTDGLYSVNEQNSTDMVYLRREQDRTAHLYSENNRLTDTKFHFRVGQNNRQGSIYPGLACARDITDTASVAGPILFTTGRLSKESLTDTPLMEEEQEEERGNECHSGAQRLAEDDRTTDSLYSTGERITDSGFSTGSRSTDKMYQTGERSTDNQSFTTEVTTDRWYATGEELTDRQLMEEEEQCRAEIQNGVGLIVEVMVEEGERWGGKDGEREENSDFYCQQYLQGQPPQRHQAQGFTGTHRGAVGLHMVDTADLRHDIALHRDQAGPALHREEMSSCMGDIAAMQQVQLCEAEYREAWAYGGTQLTPDTYRSGPQGYETDPGHYLPFPEGHRMNCDPYQVVSDWFRTTPGPHFVHSNPDEFTPQVLPYPHNTLPQGIGPHPHSGPFPMKIGGVQPQEYRRLPSPPFVMVSRPCHPQPFFPGHGGFLSPRHGPDFPPQPSPLQRSLLGPQPCPESLGTSRTRTSLGLTTTHHT is encoded by the exons ATGCAGCCTGGAGGAGCACACAATG CTGTGTGTGGCCAGAGCCTGCTGTCCAACTCCCTTAGGGTGTATCTGAACAACAAGAACAGACTTCAGCCCATAATCG gtctGGGCTGCGTGACAGAGTGTGTGACACTCGGCAGGGACTCTGAGGCGGTGTAcctgtgtgaggtgtgtgtgtgtcgtctcaGTAAGGCTGATGTCAGGAGCCACATCATGGGGAGTCTCCACAGATACAACTACATTGTGAGA AAAGTCCATCACCCTCATTTTGTGTCAGAGTGGAAGCAGAGTCCTCCTGACCTGTCCAAGCTGGCCCGGCCTCTTATGGAGATGGCTCAAATactagagaagagagaaggaaccggggacgtacag GTGCTGAAGTTGGATGCTGCCATGTATGACGATATGACAACACACAGCGAGAGCGATG cTCTCATCCTCTTGCATGCCATCAGGACTGGGAGGGAGCAGAGAGATCTTCAGAGCCAATCAGTGAAGCAATCAGTCCAGTCGGAGTATCTTACCATCCAGTCACAGAGAACCGTGATATCGCCTCGGAGGTTCTCCATCCAACCAGAGAAGCCTGTTGTCCAGCTTGACAACCGAACCGTCCTATGGAGGAGTCCGACCACCCAGAGTCGGAACTCATCTAGCCAATCTGAGAAGTCCCCTGTGTTGCAGCAGAGTGTCTCTATCCAATCACGGCTTAGTtcgtgggaggaggaggggtttcTCCATGGAAGCAAGCCACTGATTG GTTCTTCACTGAAGCGTCCTGCCTCATCATGGCAGCATGACCCCTCTCTTTCCCCAACCCCAAATGTCACAGCTGGAAGTCAGACGTCTCTGGGCGGGCCTGAGGGCAAGGGGGCGGGACTACAGGGAGTTCCTGCAAAGCTGATTCGCTGTGAGCCGGTGTTCAAGGTCAGTCTGTCTATGACGGACGGCCCCTGGCTGTTGGAGAGGAACTCCTTCAGCCTGGaaacctccccctcctccctcagaCACGCCTCACCCCTTCACTCCCCCACCGTAAATGCCTCACTCCAACCCTCTCCCGCTCCCTCACGATTGCTTGGCCAGCCGGGAAACTCAGTTGCCGCAAGACTCGGAAACACGCATGAAAATACACACACTCCAGGACGGACACACACTCCGGGACGGACACACACTCCGGGACATGTACTCACTTCGACTATGAGACTGGGCCCAGCCATACCTGATCAGCAGCTGACTATGGGAGACGAGGACACCGACACAGACCGTCTGTATCTCGGAGGGGAACAGAGGTTCACTGACTATGCTTTGTACTATGGCAGAGAGAAAAACACAACTGACGGTCTCTACTCAGTCAACGAGCAAAACAGTACTGACATGGTTTATCTCAGGAGAGAGCAGGACCGAACTGCCCATCTGTATTCAGAAAATAACCGACTCACTGACACAAAGTTCCATTTCCGAGTGGGGCAGAACAACCGACAAGGCAGTATTTACCCCGGTCTAGCCTGTGCCAGAGACATCACTGACACAGCGTCTGTTGCCGGGCCGATTCTCTTTACTACTGGCCGTCTCTCGAAGGAGAGCTTGACAGACACTCCTCTAATGGAAgaagaacaggaggaggagagggggaatgagTGTCATTCTGGGGCACAGAGGCTTGCAGAGGATGACAGGACAACTGACAGTCTGTACTCTACTGGAGAGAGGATAACTGACAGTGGGTTTTCCACAGGAAGCAGGTCAACTGACAAAATGTACCAAACAGGAGAACGATCAACTGACAATCAGTCTTTTACAACAGAAGTGACAACTGACCGTTGGTATGCTACAGGAGAGGAGCTAACTGACCGTCAGTtgatggaggaagaggagcaatGCAGAGCTGAAATTCAGAATGGAGTTGGGCTCATCGTGGAGGTcatggtggaggagggggagagatggggaggaaaggatggagagagggaggagaactCAGACTTTTACTGCCAACAGTATTTGCAAGGCCAGCCTCCACAACGGCACCAGGCGCAGGGGTTCACAGGAACTCATAGGGGCGCCGTAGGGCTTCATATGGTTGACACAGCAGATCTCAGACATGACATAGCCCTTCATAGAGATCAGGCAGGGCCAGCCCTTCACCGAGAAGAGATGAGCAGTTGTATGGGTGACATAGCAGCCATGCAGCAGGTGCAGTTATGTGAGGCTGAGTACAGAGAAGCATGGGCCTACGGAGGCACACAGCTGACCCCAGACACCTATAGATCAGGTCCGCAGGGGTACGAGACTGACCCTGGCCACTACCTGCCATTCCCAGAGGGCCACAGAATGAACTGTGACCCCTACCAAGTGGTTTCTGATTGGTTTAGAACCACCCCTGGTCCGCACTTTGTTCACTCTAACCCTGACGAGTTTACACCCCAGGTCCTCCCGTACCCCCACAATACACTGCCCCAGGGGATTGGACCCCATCCCCACTCTGGTCCCTTTCCCATGAAGATCGGGGGCGTGCAGCCACAGGAGTACAGAAGGCTCCCCAGCCCCCCATTTGTTATGGTGTCTAGACCCTGCCACCCCCAGCCCTTCTTTCCAGGACATGGAGGGTTTCTGTCCCCCCGGCACGGCCCAGACTTCCCCCCACAGCCCTCCCCACTACAGAGGAGCCTACTTGGGCCACAGCCCTGCCCGGAGTCCCTGGGCACCTCCAGGACCAGGACCTCCCTGGGTCTAACTACCACACATCATACATAA
- the si:ch211-199g17.2 gene encoding uncharacterized protein si:ch211-199g17.2 isoform X4, translating to MGSLHRYNYIVRKVHHPHFVSEWKQSPPDLSKLARPLMEMAQILEKREGTGDVQVLKLDAAMYDDMTTHSESDALILLHAIRTGREQRDLQSQSVKQSVQSEYLTIQSQRTVISPRRFSIQPEKPVVQLDNRTVLWRSPTTQSRNSSSQSEKSPVLQQSVSIQSRLSSWEEEGFLHGSKPLIGSSLKRPASSWQHDPSLSPTPNVTAGSQTSLGGPEGKGAGLQGVPAKLIRCEPVFKVSLSMTDGPWLLERNSFSLETSPSSLRHASPLHSPTVNASLQPSPAPSRLLGQPGNSVAARLGNTHENTHTPGRTHTPGRTHTPGHVLTSTMRLGPAIPDQQLTMGDEDTDTDRLYLGGEQRFTDYALYYGREKNTTDGLYSVNEQNSTDMVYLRREQDRTAHLYSENNRLTDTKFHFRVGQNNRQGSIYPGLACARDITDTASVAGPILFTTGRLSKESLTDTPLMEEEQEEERGNECHSGAQRLAEDDRTTDSLYSTGERITDSGFSTGSRSTDKMYQTGERSTDNQSFTTEVTTDRWYATGEELTDRQLMEEEEQCRAEIQNGVGLIVEVMVEEGERWGGKDGEREENSDFYCQQYLQGQPPQRHQAQGFTGTHRGAVGLHMVDTADLRHDIALHRDQAGPALHREEMSSCMGDIAAMQQVQLCEAEYREAWAYGGTQLTPDTYRSGPQGYETDPGHYLPFPEGHRMNCDPYQVVSDWFRTTPGPHFVHSNPDEFTPQVLPYPHNTLPQGIGPHPHSGPFPMKIGGVQPQEYRRLPSPPFVMVSRPCHPQPFFPGHGGFLSPRHGPDFPPQPSPLQRSLLGPQPCPESLGTSRTRTSLGLTTTHHT from the exons ATGGGGAGTCTCCACAGATACAACTACATTGTGAGA AAAGTCCATCACCCTCATTTTGTGTCAGAGTGGAAGCAGAGTCCTCCTGACCTGTCCAAGCTGGCCCGGCCTCTTATGGAGATGGCTCAAATactagagaagagagaaggaaccggggacgtacag GTGCTGAAGTTGGATGCTGCCATGTATGACGATATGACAACACACAGCGAGAGCGATG cTCTCATCCTCTTGCATGCCATCAGGACTGGGAGGGAGCAGAGAGATCTTCAGAGCCAATCAGTGAAGCAATCAGTCCAGTCGGAGTATCTTACCATCCAGTCACAGAGAACCGTGATATCGCCTCGGAGGTTCTCCATCCAACCAGAGAAGCCTGTTGTCCAGCTTGACAACCGAACCGTCCTATGGAGGAGTCCGACCACCCAGAGTCGGAACTCATCTAGCCAATCTGAGAAGTCCCCTGTGTTGCAGCAGAGTGTCTCTATCCAATCACGGCTTAGTtcgtgggaggaggaggggtttcTCCATGGAAGCAAGCCACTGATTG GTTCTTCACTGAAGCGTCCTGCCTCATCATGGCAGCATGACCCCTCTCTTTCCCCAACCCCAAATGTCACAGCTGGAAGTCAGACGTCTCTGGGCGGGCCTGAGGGCAAGGGGGCGGGACTACAGGGAGTTCCTGCAAAGCTGATTCGCTGTGAGCCGGTGTTCAAGGTCAGTCTGTCTATGACGGACGGCCCCTGGCTGTTGGAGAGGAACTCCTTCAGCCTGGaaacctccccctcctccctcagaCACGCCTCACCCCTTCACTCCCCCACCGTAAATGCCTCACTCCAACCCTCTCCCGCTCCCTCACGATTGCTTGGCCAGCCGGGAAACTCAGTTGCCGCAAGACTCGGAAACACGCATGAAAATACACACACTCCAGGACGGACACACACTCCGGGACGGACACACACTCCGGGACATGTACTCACTTCGACTATGAGACTGGGCCCAGCCATACCTGATCAGCAGCTGACTATGGGAGACGAGGACACCGACACAGACCGTCTGTATCTCGGAGGGGAACAGAGGTTCACTGACTATGCTTTGTACTATGGCAGAGAGAAAAACACAACTGACGGTCTCTACTCAGTCAACGAGCAAAACAGTACTGACATGGTTTATCTCAGGAGAGAGCAGGACCGAACTGCCCATCTGTATTCAGAAAATAACCGACTCACTGACACAAAGTTCCATTTCCGAGTGGGGCAGAACAACCGACAAGGCAGTATTTACCCCGGTCTAGCCTGTGCCAGAGACATCACTGACACAGCGTCTGTTGCCGGGCCGATTCTCTTTACTACTGGCCGTCTCTCGAAGGAGAGCTTGACAGACACTCCTCTAATGGAAgaagaacaggaggaggagagggggaatgagTGTCATTCTGGGGCACAGAGGCTTGCAGAGGATGACAGGACAACTGACAGTCTGTACTCTACTGGAGAGAGGATAACTGACAGTGGGTTTTCCACAGGAAGCAGGTCAACTGACAAAATGTACCAAACAGGAGAACGATCAACTGACAATCAGTCTTTTACAACAGAAGTGACAACTGACCGTTGGTATGCTACAGGAGAGGAGCTAACTGACCGTCAGTtgatggaggaagaggagcaatGCAGAGCTGAAATTCAGAATGGAGTTGGGCTCATCGTGGAGGTcatggtggaggagggggagagatggggaggaaaggatggagagagggaggagaactCAGACTTTTACTGCCAACAGTATTTGCAAGGCCAGCCTCCACAACGGCACCAGGCGCAGGGGTTCACAGGAACTCATAGGGGCGCCGTAGGGCTTCATATGGTTGACACAGCAGATCTCAGACATGACATAGCCCTTCATAGAGATCAGGCAGGGCCAGCCCTTCACCGAGAAGAGATGAGCAGTTGTATGGGTGACATAGCAGCCATGCAGCAGGTGCAGTTATGTGAGGCTGAGTACAGAGAAGCATGGGCCTACGGAGGCACACAGCTGACCCCAGACACCTATAGATCAGGTCCGCAGGGGTACGAGACTGACCCTGGCCACTACCTGCCATTCCCAGAGGGCCACAGAATGAACTGTGACCCCTACCAAGTGGTTTCTGATTGGTTTAGAACCACCCCTGGTCCGCACTTTGTTCACTCTAACCCTGACGAGTTTACACCCCAGGTCCTCCCGTACCCCCACAATACACTGCCCCAGGGGATTGGACCCCATCCCCACTCTGGTCCCTTTCCCATGAAGATCGGGGGCGTGCAGCCACAGGAGTACAGAAGGCTCCCCAGCCCCCCATTTGTTATGGTGTCTAGACCCTGCCACCCCCAGCCCTTCTTTCCAGGACATGGAGGGTTTCTGTCCCCCCGGCACGGCCCAGACTTCCCCCCACAGCCCTCCCCACTACAGAGGAGCCTACTTGGGCCACAGCCCTGCCCGGAGTCCCTGGGCACCTCCAGGACCAGGACCTCCCTGGGTCTAACTACCACACATCATACATAA
- the si:ch211-199g17.2 gene encoding uncharacterized protein si:ch211-199g17.2 isoform X2, producing MQPGGAHNAVCGQSLLSNSLRVYLNNKNRLQPIIGLGCVTECVTLGRDSEAVYLCEVCVCRLSKADVRSHIMGSLHRYNYIKVHHPHFVSEWKQSPPDLSKLARPLMEMAQILEKREGTGDVQVLKLDAAMYDDMTTHSESDALILLHAIRTGREQRDLQSQSVKQSVQSEYLTIQSQRTVISPRRFSIQPEKPVVQLDNRTVLWRSPTTQSRNSSSQSEKSPVLQQSVSIQSRLSSWEEEGFLHGSKPLIGSSLKRPASSWQHDPSLSPTPNVTAGSQTSLGGPEGKGAGLQGVPAKLIRCEPVFKVSLSMTDGPWLLERNSFSLETSPSSLRHASPLHSPTVNASLQPSPAPSRLLGQPGNSVAARLGNTHENTHTPGRTHTPGRTHTPGHVLTSTMRLGPAIPDQQLTMGDEDTDTDRLYLGGEQRFTDYALYYGREKNTTDGLYSVNEQNSTDMVYLRREQDRTAHLYSENNRLTDTKFHFRVGQNNRQGSIYPGLACARDITDTASVAGPILFTTGRLSKESLTDTPLMEEEQEEERGNECHSGAQRLAEDDRTTDSLYSTGERITDSGFSTGSRSTDKMYQTGERSTDNQSFTTEVTTDRWYATGEELTDRQLMEEEEQCRAEIQNGVGLIVEVMVEEGERWGGKDGEREENSDFYCQQYLQGQPPQRHQAQGFTGTHRGAVGLHMVDTADLRHDIALHRDQAGPALHREEMSSCMGDIAAMQQVQLCEAEYREAWAYGGTQLTPDTYRSGPQGYETDPGHYLPFPEGHRMNCDPYQVVSDWFRTTPGPHFVHSNPDEFTPQVLPYPHNTLPQGIGPHPHSGPFPMKIGGVQPQEYRRLPSPPFVMVSRPCHPQPFFPGHGGFLSPRHGPDFPPQPSPLQRSLLGPQPCPESLGTSRTRTSLGLTTTHHT from the exons ATGCAGCCTGGAGGAGCACACAATG CTGTGTGTGGCCAGAGCCTGCTGTCCAACTCCCTTAGGGTGTATCTGAACAACAAGAACAGACTTCAGCCCATAATCG gtctGGGCTGCGTGACAGAGTGTGTGACACTCGGCAGGGACTCTGAGGCGGTGTAcctgtgtgaggtgtgtgtgtgtcgtctcaGTAAGGCTGATGTCAGGAGCCACATCATGGGGAGTCTCCACAGATACAACTACATT AAAGTCCATCACCCTCATTTTGTGTCAGAGTGGAAGCAGAGTCCTCCTGACCTGTCCAAGCTGGCCCGGCCTCTTATGGAGATGGCTCAAATactagagaagagagaaggaaccggggacgtacag GTGCTGAAGTTGGATGCTGCCATGTATGACGATATGACAACACACAGCGAGAGCGATG cTCTCATCCTCTTGCATGCCATCAGGACTGGGAGGGAGCAGAGAGATCTTCAGAGCCAATCAGTGAAGCAATCAGTCCAGTCGGAGTATCTTACCATCCAGTCACAGAGAACCGTGATATCGCCTCGGAGGTTCTCCATCCAACCAGAGAAGCCTGTTGTCCAGCTTGACAACCGAACCGTCCTATGGAGGAGTCCGACCACCCAGAGTCGGAACTCATCTAGCCAATCTGAGAAGTCCCCTGTGTTGCAGCAGAGTGTCTCTATCCAATCACGGCTTAGTtcgtgggaggaggaggggtttcTCCATGGAAGCAAGCCACTGATTG GTTCTTCACTGAAGCGTCCTGCCTCATCATGGCAGCATGACCCCTCTCTTTCCCCAACCCCAAATGTCACAGCTGGAAGTCAGACGTCTCTGGGCGGGCCTGAGGGCAAGGGGGCGGGACTACAGGGAGTTCCTGCAAAGCTGATTCGCTGTGAGCCGGTGTTCAAGGTCAGTCTGTCTATGACGGACGGCCCCTGGCTGTTGGAGAGGAACTCCTTCAGCCTGGaaacctccccctcctccctcagaCACGCCTCACCCCTTCACTCCCCCACCGTAAATGCCTCACTCCAACCCTCTCCCGCTCCCTCACGATTGCTTGGCCAGCCGGGAAACTCAGTTGCCGCAAGACTCGGAAACACGCATGAAAATACACACACTCCAGGACGGACACACACTCCGGGACGGACACACACTCCGGGACATGTACTCACTTCGACTATGAGACTGGGCCCAGCCATACCTGATCAGCAGCTGACTATGGGAGACGAGGACACCGACACAGACCGTCTGTATCTCGGAGGGGAACAGAGGTTCACTGACTATGCTTTGTACTATGGCAGAGAGAAAAACACAACTGACGGTCTCTACTCAGTCAACGAGCAAAACAGTACTGACATGGTTTATCTCAGGAGAGAGCAGGACCGAACTGCCCATCTGTATTCAGAAAATAACCGACTCACTGACACAAAGTTCCATTTCCGAGTGGGGCAGAACAACCGACAAGGCAGTATTTACCCCGGTCTAGCCTGTGCCAGAGACATCACTGACACAGCGTCTGTTGCCGGGCCGATTCTCTTTACTACTGGCCGTCTCTCGAAGGAGAGCTTGACAGACACTCCTCTAATGGAAgaagaacaggaggaggagagggggaatgagTGTCATTCTGGGGCACAGAGGCTTGCAGAGGATGACAGGACAACTGACAGTCTGTACTCTACTGGAGAGAGGATAACTGACAGTGGGTTTTCCACAGGAAGCAGGTCAACTGACAAAATGTACCAAACAGGAGAACGATCAACTGACAATCAGTCTTTTACAACAGAAGTGACAACTGACCGTTGGTATGCTACAGGAGAGGAGCTAACTGACCGTCAGTtgatggaggaagaggagcaatGCAGAGCTGAAATTCAGAATGGAGTTGGGCTCATCGTGGAGGTcatggtggaggagggggagagatggggaggaaaggatggagagagggaggagaactCAGACTTTTACTGCCAACAGTATTTGCAAGGCCAGCCTCCACAACGGCACCAGGCGCAGGGGTTCACAGGAACTCATAGGGGCGCCGTAGGGCTTCATATGGTTGACACAGCAGATCTCAGACATGACATAGCCCTTCATAGAGATCAGGCAGGGCCAGCCCTTCACCGAGAAGAGATGAGCAGTTGTATGGGTGACATAGCAGCCATGCAGCAGGTGCAGTTATGTGAGGCTGAGTACAGAGAAGCATGGGCCTACGGAGGCACACAGCTGACCCCAGACACCTATAGATCAGGTCCGCAGGGGTACGAGACTGACCCTGGCCACTACCTGCCATTCCCAGAGGGCCACAGAATGAACTGTGACCCCTACCAAGTGGTTTCTGATTGGTTTAGAACCACCCCTGGTCCGCACTTTGTTCACTCTAACCCTGACGAGTTTACACCCCAGGTCCTCCCGTACCCCCACAATACACTGCCCCAGGGGATTGGACCCCATCCCCACTCTGGTCCCTTTCCCATGAAGATCGGGGGCGTGCAGCCACAGGAGTACAGAAGGCTCCCCAGCCCCCCATTTGTTATGGTGTCTAGACCCTGCCACCCCCAGCCCTTCTTTCCAGGACATGGAGGGTTTCTGTCCCCCCGGCACGGCCCAGACTTCCCCCCACAGCCCTCCCCACTACAGAGGAGCCTACTTGGGCCACAGCCCTGCCCGGAGTCCCTGGGCACCTCCAGGACCAGGACCTCCCTGGGTCTAACTACCACACATCATACATAA